TTTCCGGCTGAATTTATATTTCCTATTATGATTTGACGGGTTTCATAAACTTCTAAATTTTTACAGTTAATATCGCTGGCAATTAAACTACTTTCCCAATAGTATGGATATTTAGCTTGACTGCCTACAATTGTAATGTTACTTCTTATCTCAGAAATAATATATTTAAAGCAAATAATTTACAGAAAAACGAAGTTTTTAAAATAAATAATATTCAAAAATCAATGATTCTGATTAATAATACCGATTACATAAAAGGAAATATAACAATACAAAAAGGGGAAGAACCTGCAACAACAGACATTACCCTTGACGTAAAAGACAAATTGCCTCTCGATTTAAGCGCAGGTTGGGATAATCAGGGCAGAGATTTAATCGGAGTTCAAAGGGCAAATATATTCCTGACCGATAACAATTTAACAGGGTTCGGAGATTCTTTATACGGAGGTGTCAGTCTTGCTCAAAGAACATTCGGAATAAATTCCGGTTATTCCCTTCCGATAGGACCTTACGGCACGGAATTAAGATTAGGCTATTCAAATTCGAGCGTTAATATAGGCGGTTCTTTTGAACAACTTAAAATTCACGGAGCTTCCCGAATGCTCAGCACTACTCTTTCTCAGCCTATATTTAAAGGTGATAAGTTTAATTTAACTTCGAATTTTTCTTTTGACCTCTCACATTCAAAAACCACAATGCAAGAAATAACAGAGCTTCAAGATTACGGATTAAGAGTATTCAGGTTCGGATTAAACGCTGTTAAAGAAGATAACAGGGGAAGATGGATATCCGGTGCACAAGTAAGCACAGGAATCCCTGTTTGTGACGCTGAATCAAAAAGTAAACTCGGAGAACTTTCCGGTAAATTCGTAAAATTCAATACAAATATAATCAGAGTACAGGCTTTGCCTCTAAATACAACCGGTATTTTTAGAGTATCAACGCAGTTTTCGCCGAATAATCTTCTATCTGCCGAGCAAATGCAGACAGGAGGAAGTTCAACAGTAAGAGGTTTTAACGAAGGGCTGCTTATCGGGGATGTCGGTTATAACGCAAGTGCGGAATTAATAAAAACAATTCCTTCTTTGCCTGATTTCAGCGTTCCGTATTGGAAAAATAAAAGTTTCAGAGTGAATTTAAAAGACAGAATGCAGTTTGCGGCATTTTACGACCAAGGATTTGCTAGAGTTCTTGAAAAAGATACACCGGCAACATATGCAAATTTTCTTCAGGGAGTCGGAGTGGGGCTGCGTTGTCAGTTGAGTAAATATTTAACGGCTAATATTGATGTGGGACTTCCGCTCGGAAGAAAAAGGTCGGAGAATCAAAATTCGGTCAAATTGCACTTCGGATTGTCGAGTAATTTGTTCTAAAATTTTATCCCCTCTCAACAATCTATTACAAACCATCCAAAATAAACGAACATTAATTCGAAGGAAAAATGCCTTATAAAAAGGTCTGACTTTTTTACTATGAAGTTATCTATAAAATTCAGCTGGGAAGTATTTAAATAGACTATAGGCTAAATAAATAGCAAAA
This region of bacterium genomic DNA includes:
- a CDS encoding ShlB/FhaC/HecB family hemolysin secretion/activation protein translates to MTAYNCNVTSYLRNNIFKANNLQKNEVFKINNIQKSMILINNTDYIKGNITIQKGEEPATTDITLDVKDKLPLDLSAGWDNQGRDLIGVQRANIFLTDNNLTGFGDSLYGGVSLAQRTFGINSGYSLPIGPYGTELRLGYSNSSVNIGGSFEQLKIHGASRMLSTTLSQPIFKGDKFNLTSNFSFDLSHSKTTMQEITELQDYGLRVFRFGLNAVKEDNRGRWISGAQVSTGIPVCDAESKSKLGELSGKFVKFNTNIIRVQALPLNTTGIFRVSTQFSPNNLLSAEQMQTGGSSTVRGFNEGLLIGDVGYNASAELIKTIPSLPDFSVPYWKNKSFRVNLKDRMQFAAFYDQGFARVLEKDTPATYANFLQGVGVGLRCQLSKYLTANIDVGLPLGRKRSENQNSVKLHFGLSSNLF